Proteins from a genomic interval of Scylla paramamosain isolate STU-SP2022 chromosome 26, ASM3559412v1, whole genome shotgun sequence:
- the LOC135113717 gene encoding uncharacterized protein LOC135113717: MNTILPVLILVLGSVLDLTHAQTCTHNKTLGSGDSKTIHTDEITYNRGMRMSIKVDKLYPCEDFLAVILEVEETNGIVHKAEFLADGKCWEKKTERKKLQGEVILYKNPLSKNLSYHLTVGECMLNFSEEIKGFTGFLRINIVGHGQSLWCTGVEDPPKKLKPPPLPFKCHSAPPSHNISPVVSRAKVLVIVGWVVGGLVVVVTVVVTVVVVWCVCRRSSSQSPVARWRRPRGEHPPSHSHVSDNNMYEPFSNPEEDAAAAAPKASLQANRNSLYEPFSASTASSGRGDTGCI, encoded by the exons ATGAACACAATTCTGCCTGTGCTGATTTTGGTCCTGGGAAGCGTGCTGGACCTCACTCACGCCCAAACTTGCACCCACAATAAAACATTAGGGAGTGGCGATTCAAAGACCATTCATACAGACGAGATAACTTACAACCGTGGAATGAGGATGTCAATCAAGGTCGACAAACTATATCCCTGTGAAGACTTCCTCGCAGTGATTCTTGAGGTGGAGGAAACTAATGGAATAGTTCACAAGGCTGAATTCCTAGCAGATGGCAAATGCTGGGAGAAGAAAACTGAGCGGAAGAAGTTACAAGGGGAAGTGATTTTATACAAAAACCCACTCAGTAAAAACTTGAGTTACCACCTAACTGTTGGCGAGTGCATGTTGAACTTTAGTGAAGAGATCAAGGGATTTACGGGCTTTCTGCGTATTAACATAGTGGGTCACGGCCAGTCACTTTGGTGCACAGGAGTGGAAGATCCccctaaaaagcttaaacctCCACCGCTACCGTTCAAATGTCACTCTGCCCCGCCTTCCCATAACATATCTCCTGTCGTATCCAGAGCCAAGGTGCTGGTCATAGTGGGATGGGTGGTGGgagggttagtggtggtggtcacggtggtggtaacagtggtagtggtgtggtgcgTGTGTAGGCGGAGTTCATCGCAGTCAC CGGTGGCGCGGTGGAGGAGACCCCGAGGTGAGCACCCGCCCAGCCACAGCCACGTCAGCGACAACAACATGTACGAGCCGTTCAGTAATCCCGAGGAggacgccgccgccgctgcaccCAAGGCCTCCCTACAAGCCAACCGCAACAGCTTGTATGAACCTTTCAGTGCTTCGACAGCAAGCAGCGGACGCGGGGACACGGGATGCATCTAA
- the LOC135113515 gene encoding uncharacterized protein LOC135113515: MPHTHTHTHTHTHIHLANQTSLPVLIAHTHRQTAESHISLSGFEQCRNHTTNCCYIGQRAQRQKQRRGSHRKGTRSMSYRVQRQASLGSHSPASRRGDLTACRELTGRELVGARWDSGRGGDTRAMAVSENTLKVLPRNPFKYDKDFVKKRTVAEMTDLMCQEATAHGIGHTWNNRHNFLGLFWLLVTLALFSFLLYVAAVLCMDFWSREPQSQTTVKLLQGGGLQLPSVVICNRAFFSRRKLEAFNISSHLTQYLIAVSGSSFIIREDFLATQKADTFMQESHAELLRVMTNHGLDFVQLIETISYRCDEVLLMCVVGTQRHNATECCKKFVPTPTLSGLCHTYFSSATDTQNAEGEYMGVSFYVNITEGDWPDIDPSIVDVSQMVKMGIQVTLMSNLTHPALLVLGKGVVLPPGVYTSASVSLTEVRDTGLKTEIDLSETQCVPLDQVNYLTDLEGFFSVEQNCDLGAARMCINQFYNCTNYAMNTRMSHNHLPPCQLVDHLHLHWLLLRVLGLDTRKDNKEHVRSSNASLPEEHTNCIKNERVKCRRLCARHDFTYTTNHLPIPSSLYQHLRDQFSLSNGSEVAIVAAFYPDLRYTEVKIWRKNVANLLSSLGGYTGVFLGCSFVTFMELLVYIGLVVAVWVKDLRNWLRGEVHPAAKERAGSAD; encoded by the exons atgcctcacacacacacacatacacacacacacacacacatacaccttgCCAATCAGACCTCATTACCGGTATTGATCGCGCACACTCACAGACAAACTGCTGAGAGCCACATTTCACTTAGCGGCTTTGAACAATGCCGTAATCATACGACAAACTGCTGCTATATCGGTCAGCGTGCCCAGCGTCAGAAGCAGAGGCGGGGAAGTCACAGGAAAGGGACCAGATCGATGTCATATAGAGTCCAACGTCAAGCTTCTCTCGGTTCTCATTCCCCAGCCAGCCGCCGAGGGGACCTGACGGCGTGCCGGGAACTAACTGGCCGGGAGCTAGTTGGCGCACGTTGGGacagtggtcgtggtggtgatacg AGGGCCATGGCGGTCTCAGAGAACACCCTGAAGGTCCTGCCGCGGAACCCCTTCAAATACGATAAA GACTTTGTAAAGAAACGCACGGTAGCGGAGATGACGGACCTTATGTGCCAGGAAGCGACAGCTCACGGCATCGGGCACACGTGGAACAACCGACACAACTTCCTGGGTCTTTTCTGGCTGCTTGTGACGCTCGCtctattctccttcctcttgtaCGTGGCGGCAGTCCTCTGTATGGATTTTTGGTCTCGGGAGCCTCAGTCACAG ACTACGGTCAAGCTGCTGCAGGGGGGAGGTCTGCAACTACCTTCAGTCGTCATCTGTAACCGAGCCTTCTTCTCGCGCCGCAAActtgaag CGTTCAACATCAGTAGCCACCTGACGCAGTACTTGATAGCGGTGAGCGGGTCGTCTTTCATCATTAGGGAGGACTTCCTCGCTACACAGAAGGCGGACACCTTCATGCAGGAGTCTCACGCTGAGCTGCTCCGCGTAATGACCAATCATGGCCTCGACTTCGTGCAACTCATCGAGACTATCTCTTACAG GTGTGACGAGGTGCTGCTGATGTGCGTGGTAGGGACTCAGCGTCATAACGCCACGGAATGCTGCAAGAAGTTTGTCCCCACCCCCACACTAAGCGGTCTGTGCCACACCTACTTCAGCTCGGCGACAGACACCCAGAACGCCGAGGGAGAGTACATGGGGGTGTCCTTTTACGTCAACATCACGGAGGGGGACTGGCCGG ACATCGACCCGAGCATCGTGGACGTGTCACAAATGGTCAAGATGGGAATTCAGGTCACCCTCATGAGTAACCTGACCCACCCCGCCCTCCTGGTGCTAGGAAAGGGCGTGGTGCTGCCGCCAGGGGTCTACACCTCCGCCAGCGTCTCCCTTACTGAG GTGAGAGACACGGGACTCAAGACGGAGATCGATCTTTCCGAGACTCAGTGTGTGCCGCTGGACCAAGTGAACTACCTCACTGACCTCGAGGGATTCTTCTCCGTGGAGCAGAACTGTGACCTTGGGGCAGCCAGGATGTGTATCAACCAGTTCTACAACTGCACCAACTACGCCATGAACACTCGCATGAGTCACA accacctccctccctgccagcTGGTCGACCACCTGCACCTGCACTGGTTGCTGCTGCGAGTGCTCGGACTGGACACACGCAAGGACAACAAGGAACACGTGAGGAGCAGCAACGCTAGTCTTCCGGAGGAACACACCAACTGCATCAAGAatg AGAGAGTGAAGTGCCGCCGCCTGTGTGCCAGACATGACTTCACTTACACCACCAACCACCTGCCGATCCCCAGCAGCCTGTACCAGCACCTCAGGGACCAGTTCTCCCTCTCAAATGG GAGCGAGGTGGCCATCGTGGCGGCCTTCTACCCCGACCTGCGCTACACCGAGGTGAAGATTTGGAGGAAAAATGTTGCGAATTTGTTGA gcTCCTTGGGGGGCTACACTGGGGTCTTCCTGGGCTGTTCATTCGTCACCTTCATGGAGCTGCTGGTCTACATCGGCCTGGTGGTCGCCGTGTGGGTGAAGGACCTGCGGAACTGGCTGCGCGGGGAGGTGCATCCTGCCGCCAAGGAACGAGCAGGCAGTGCTGATTGA